In Streptomyces sp. NBC_01231, the sequence GGCCAGACGACCGACCACATCCGGCCCAGGAGCCACAAACTCACCGCGAGCATCAGGAATATGAGCAACAACTCCGCGGAGACACGCGCCGAGGTACGGAGCGCGCCGCGGGTTCTCGTCGAACTCAAAGGGGCAGTCACGGATGCACCCTATGGGTACTCAAGTCACACCCGCATCGCCGCTCACAGATGGATCGCACGGTCCTGGAGCCCATCTTGAAGGCGGTGTGGAGGAGAGGACCGGGTGCGATCGGGTGGGCCTACTCAGGCTGAGGTGAGTAGGTGGGCTCATGCCCGGCAGGCCCTTGCCCGGCGAGTATCGGTGCAGCGGCGCAAGGCGAGGAGCGCCGGCCCGATCCAGCTGAGAAGTTGCGGAGAACCTCATGTCCCGACGTATCGCTCTGTCCGTCCTGTTCGGTGCGGCCGGTGTCGTCGTCCTCGGTGGCGCCGGCGCCTTCGCTCTCGCCCACGCCGGGGAGCAGCCTCCGGCCCTGGCGGACAGCACTGCCCGCTACCGCGTTCCCAGCGGCGACCGCGACGGCTCGTTGACCTTCGTCACCGACGTCACGGCGTCGTCGGGTGTCAAGAACGTGAAGGTGCTGGCATGGCCGGAGAACTCGTCCCTCGCCAAGAAGGGGCTGACCGCCAAGGACATGGCGGGCACGGAGTCGGCCGTCTGCGAGCCCTCGGGTGATGACACCGTGCGCTGCACCTACACCGCCAAGGTCACCGGTTCCGACGCCGAGTCCTCCCCGCGGGGTGTCTGGCACGTCGCTGTCCTGGCCACCGCGCAGGACGGCACCACGACCCTGGACACCGAGGCGGCCGACTTCGCCGTCAGGTAACCCCGGTGCTGATCCGTCGGCCTTGCCCCTCCGATCGGCCAGGACACCCCGGTCCCGGCGAGCCTGTGCTGCCGTGCGACCCGTCGGCCGCGGTCGGCTGCCGGGCGAATCAGTCCGTCATCCCAGGAGGTGCGCGAGAACGCGACGGCCGGTGGCCGGTGACCGTGGGGCCGTGGGGCCGGTTGGAGGCGCACGGAATCGCCTGCCTCCCTCTCGCGTTGAGGACAATGGGCAGGGGATGCCGGTGGTGTGCGAGCCGAGTAGCCCGAGTGACTCAGCTGACAGATATTGGAGGGCCGCAATGGCTGCGCAGACGCAGAGGGCCGTGCTGGCGGGCGGATGCTTCTGGGGGATGGAGGACCTGATCCGCCGACTCCCGGGCGTGACGGCGACCCGGGTCGGATACACCGGGGGTGACGTGCCGAACGCGACCTACCGGAACCATGGCACGCACGCGGAGGCCATCGAGATCCTCTTCGACCCCACGAAGACCGACTTCCGCGCGATCCTGGAGTTGTTCTTCCAGATCCACGACCCGAGCACCAGGAACCGCCAGGGCAACGACATCGGCCTCAGCTACCGCTCGGCGATCTACTACGTGGATGACGAGCAGAAGCGGATCGCCGAGGACACGATCGCGGATGTGGACGCCTCCGGACTGTGGCCGGGCAAGGTCGTCACCGAGGTGGAGCCGGTCGGCCCCTTCTGGGAGGCCGAGCCCGAGCATCAGGACTACCTGCTGCGTTACCCGGACGGCTACACCTGCCACTTCCCGCGCCCGGGATGGCGGCTGCCCGCCCGCGCGCAGGACTGACCGCGACACGGCCCGCCGGAA encodes:
- the msrA gene encoding peptide-methionine (S)-S-oxide reductase MsrA translates to MAAQTQRAVLAGGCFWGMEDLIRRLPGVTATRVGYTGGDVPNATYRNHGTHAEAIEILFDPTKTDFRAILELFFQIHDPSTRNRQGNDIGLSYRSAIYYVDDEQKRIAEDTIADVDASGLWPGKVVTEVEPVGPFWEAEPEHQDYLLRYPDGYTCHFPRPGWRLPARAQD
- a CDS encoding DUF5707 domain-containing protein, which encodes MSRRIALSVLFGAAGVVVLGGAGAFALAHAGEQPPALADSTARYRVPSGDRDGSLTFVTDVTASSGVKNVKVLAWPENSSLAKKGLTAKDMAGTESAVCEPSGDDTVRCTYTAKVTGSDAESSPRGVWHVAVLATAQDGTTTLDTEAADFAVR